The following proteins are encoded in a genomic region of Streptomyces kaniharaensis:
- a CDS encoding ArsR/SmtB family transcription factor, translating to MIVKPMSDPDSDPDTRGPSAMPEDERLPQPATADIDLVTVLHALGDPVRMRLLLSYADGAEHSCAPRDLGLEHLHKSTVSHHMRVLREAGVTTTRVAGRNRFVSLRRTDLDTRFPGLLDALLSAAPPQP from the coding sequence ATGATTGTCAAACCAATGTCCGACCCCGACTCCGACCCCGACACCCGAGGACCGAGCGCCATGCCCGAAGACGAGCGGCTTCCCCAGCCCGCCACCGCCGACATCGACCTCGTCACCGTGCTGCACGCCCTCGGCGACCCGGTCCGCATGCGTCTGCTCCTCAGCTACGCCGACGGCGCCGAGCACTCCTGCGCCCCCCGCGACCTCGGCCTGGAGCACCTGCACAAGTCGACCGTCTCCCACCACATGCGCGTCCTGCGCGAGGCCGGCGTCACGACCACCCGCGTCGCCGGACGCAACCGCTTCGTCAGCCTGCGCCGCACTGACCTCGACACCCGCTTCCCCGGCCTGCTCGACGCCCTCCTGTCCGCCGCTCCGCCGCAGCCCTGA
- a CDS encoding MFS transporter: protein MPVRLLLLALGTFAMGTDSMVVAGILGPVSADLGVSVPAAGQLVTVFALGYALLAPVLATLTARWPRRRLLLTALVL, encoded by the coding sequence GTGCCCGTCCGCCTGCTCCTGCTCGCCCTCGGCACCTTCGCCATGGGGACCGACTCGATGGTCGTCGCCGGCATCCTCGGGCCGGTCTCCGCCGACCTGGGGGTGTCCGTGCCCGCCGCGGGCCAGCTGGTCACCGTCTTCGCGCTCGGCTACGCGCTGCTGGCTCCGGTGCTGGCCACGCTCACCGCCCGCTGGCCGCGCCGACGCCTCCTGTTGACCGCGCTCGTGCTC